A genomic window from Quercus lobata isolate SW786 chromosome 10, ValleyOak3.0 Primary Assembly, whole genome shotgun sequence includes:
- the LOC115964105 gene encoding transcription factor MYB62-like: MSSTCSKSISSSSEDDSELRRGPWTLEEDTLLIHYIAHNGEGRWNLLAKRSGLRRTGKSCRLRWLNYLKPDVKRGNLSPQEQLLILELHCKWGNRWSKIAQHLPGRTDNEIKNYWRTRVQKQARHLKIDTNSVAFQDIIRNYWMPRLLQRIQESSSSGVLFQNSAIPQPLDSAYQHSVTTAPAQVVMQGPLRLSETMQSLDHHEQNPESESMNVLQIPQLSECPTSQFHAKVNNDDGTFVKDYYYADNNSYDMEAFNLESISPLENFEDSSSKSHVVENNWADNEFSGSMWNMDGLWQIRN, encoded by the exons ATGTCTAGTACCTGTAGTAAGAGCATAAGTAGTTCAAGTGAAGATGACAGTGAACTTCGGAGAGGACCATGGACTCTTGAAGAAGACACTCTGCTCATTCACTACATTGCACATAACGGTGAGGGCCGTTGGAATTTGCTAGCAAAACGTTCAG GATTGAGGAGAACTGGCAAGAGCTGCAGATTGAGATGGTTAAATTATCTAAAACCAGATGTAAAGCGTGGAAATCTTAGCCCACAAGAACAGCTTTTGATTCTTGAACTCCACTGCAAATGGGGTAATAG GTGGTCAAAGATCGCACAACATCTACCAGGAAGAACGGACAATGAAATCAAGAATTATTGGAGAACTCGGGTGCAGAAACAAGCTCGGCATCTTAAGATTGATACCAATAGCGTAGCATTTCAAGATATTATTCGAAACTATTGGATGCCGAGGTTGCTTCAAAGGATACAAGAGTCATCTTCTTCAGGGGTGTTATTTCAAAACTCAGCAATCCCTCAGCCTCTTGATAGTGCCTATCAACATTCAGTGACAACAGCACCTGCACAAGTTGTGATGCAGGGACCTCTTCGTTTGAGTGAAACAATGCAAAGTTTGGATCACCATGAGCAGAATCCAGAGTCAGAATCAATGAATGTATTACAAATCCCTCAACTTTCAGAATGTCCAACAAGTCAATTCCATGCTAAAGTTAACAACGACGATGGCACATTTGTAAAGGATTATTACTATGCTGACAACAATAGCTATGATATGGAAGCCTTCAACTTGGAAAGTATTTCACCACtggaaaattttgaagattCAAGTAGCAAATCCCATGTTGTAGAAAATAACTGGGCTGATAATGAATTTTCAGGTAGCATGTGGAACATGGATGGGCTATGGCAAATAAGGAACTAG